A stretch of Enterobacter cloacae complex sp. ECNIH7 DNA encodes these proteins:
- a CDS encoding transporter substrate-binding domain-containing protein: MKYGLLAGLVFTTASHASIDLKANEQPLPVTVDRQAVAKIPANYKFVEPGTLTVAVSALNSPPLALLASDNRTRIGSDPDIARLLAGSLGLKLKLVPTAWEDWPLGIASGRYDVALVNIAVTEQRKEKFDFATYRVDSLAFSVKSTSEIQSIKSAEDLAGKKVIVGSGTNQERILLGWNEENKKAGRAPALPVYLHDDASGNLYIQSGRADVFFGPQSVSAYKAALTGKTRVVGLGPKKAFVATTTKKGNELVYALQAALDGAINRGDYQKVLARWGEQGEAVAQSEVNPPGITY; encoded by the coding sequence ATGAAATATGGACTTCTGGCGGGGCTGGTCTTCACGACGGCGAGCCACGCCAGCATTGATTTGAAAGCCAACGAGCAGCCGCTGCCGGTGACGGTGGATCGGCAGGCCGTGGCGAAGATCCCCGCCAATTACAAATTCGTTGAGCCGGGTACGCTCACGGTCGCCGTTTCGGCGCTGAATTCTCCGCCGCTGGCGCTGCTCGCCAGCGATAACCGTACGCGCATCGGCAGCGATCCGGATATTGCCCGCCTGCTGGCGGGCAGCCTGGGGCTGAAGCTAAAGCTGGTGCCGACGGCGTGGGAGGACTGGCCGCTGGGGATCGCCTCCGGGCGCTATGACGTGGCGCTGGTGAACATTGCGGTGACCGAACAGCGTAAAGAGAAGTTTGATTTTGCGACCTACCGCGTCGATTCGCTGGCGTTTTCGGTGAAATCCACCAGCGAGATCCAGTCAATCAAAAGCGCGGAAGATCTGGCCGGGAAAAAGGTGATCGTCGGCTCTGGTACCAATCAGGAACGCATCCTTTTGGGCTGGAACGAAGAGAACAAAAAGGCGGGAAGGGCGCCTGCGCTGCCGGTCTATCTCCACGACGATGCCTCGGGCAATCTCTATATTCAGTCCGGCAGGGCGGACGTGTTCTTTGGTCCGCAGTCGGTATCGGCCTATAAGGCAGCGCTCACGGGCAAAACCCGCGTCGTCGGTTTAGGGCCGAAAAAAGCCTTTGTCGCGACCACCACCAAAAAGGGCAATGAGCTGGTGTACGCGCTGCAGGCCGCGCTGGACGGCGCGATTAATCGAGGTGATTATCAGAAGGTGCTGGCGCGCTGGGGCGAGCAGGGCGAAGCGGTGGCGCAGTCGGAGGTCAACCCGCCAGGGATAACCTACTAA
- the pptA gene encoding tautomerase PptA, protein MPHVDIKCFPRDLNDEQKAALAEDIAEVIIRHFNSKDSSVSVALNQVNQEDWKAQVWDTEIGPKLDELIKKPGYSM, encoded by the coding sequence ATGCCACACGTAGATATCAAATGTTTTCCCCGCGATTTGAACGACGAACAAAAAGCCGCACTGGCCGAGGATATTGCTGAGGTCATTATTCGCCATTTCAACAGCAAAGACAGCTCTGTCTCCGTTGCGTTGAATCAGGTGAACCAGGAGGACTGGAAAGCGCAGGTCTGGGATACGGAAATAGGCCCGAAGCTGGACGAGTTAATTAAAAAGCCCGGCTATTCAATGTAA
- a CDS encoding amino acid ABC transporter permease — translation MSNVETIKVVPARYPLRAVGAAVALFVLAVVIQSVAFNPRWEWAVFARWFFDPVILEGVGQTLLLTLIGTALSVVFGGMLALARLSSSWLLSSLAWAYIWLFRSLPLIVVLIILYNFSYLYDTLSLGVPFTGVTWGSFETINVLGQFSTAVVGLTLVQSAYTAEIVRGGFLGVDHGQYEAAAALGLPAWRRTVRIILPQALRTILPSGFNEIISLAKGTAMVYVLAMPELFYTIQMIYNRTQEVIPLLMVGAAWYLAITTVLSAIQYGVERALARSERRSAVNQNRAARRTRSVTTTPAQEPVHASLS, via the coding sequence ATGAGCAACGTTGAAACCATTAAGGTGGTCCCGGCGCGTTATCCGCTGCGGGCCGTCGGCGCCGCGGTGGCGCTGTTTGTCCTGGCGGTCGTGATTCAGTCCGTGGCCTTTAACCCGCGCTGGGAGTGGGCGGTGTTTGCCCGCTGGTTCTTTGACCCGGTGATCCTTGAAGGTGTCGGGCAGACCCTGCTGCTGACGCTGATCGGCACCGCGCTGAGCGTGGTGTTTGGCGGCATGCTGGCGCTGGCGAGACTCTCTTCATCCTGGCTGCTGAGCAGCCTGGCGTGGGCCTATATCTGGCTGTTTCGGTCGCTGCCGCTGATCGTGGTGCTGATTATCCTGTACAACTTTTCCTATCTCTACGACACGCTCTCGCTCGGCGTGCCGTTTACCGGTGTTACCTGGGGCAGTTTTGAAACCATCAACGTGCTGGGGCAGTTCTCTACCGCCGTGGTGGGGCTCACCCTGGTGCAGAGCGCCTATACCGCCGAGATCGTTCGCGGTGGTTTCCTCGGGGTCGATCACGGCCAGTATGAGGCCGCCGCCGCGCTCGGTCTGCCGGCCTGGCGCCGCACGGTGCGCATCATTTTGCCTCAGGCGCTGCGCACCATTCTGCCGTCGGGGTTCAATGAAATCATCAGCCTCGCCAAGGGCACGGCGATGGTGTACGTCCTGGCGATGCCGGAGCTGTTCTATACCATCCAGATGATCTACAACCGCACGCAGGAGGTGATCCCGCTGCTGATGGTCGGTGCCGCGTGGTACCTGGCGATCACCACCGTCCTGTCCGCTATCCAGTATGGCGTCGAACGCGCGCTTGCCCGCAGCGAACGCCGCTCTGCCGTTAACCAGAACCGTGCCGCCCGTCGCACCCGTTCTGTCACCACCACGCCAGCACAGGAGCCCGTCCATGCAAGCCTCTCCTGA
- a CDS encoding Kdo(2)-lipid IV(A) acyltransferase, translating to MTKLPRFSLAFLHPRYWLSWAGIAALWLIMLLPYPLLFRIGHGLGRLAMRLLPRRVEIARRNLELCFPEMKKDERESLLQRNFESVGMGVIETGMAWFWPAWRMKKCFTVQGYEHMEKARAKGNGVVLVGMHFLTLELGARIFGMLNPGIGVYRPNNNALLDWLQTRGRLRSNKTMLDRHDLKGMIRSLKQNEILWYAPDHDYGKTNSVFVPFFAVPNAATTAGSYMLVKSAKPAVIPFVPRRRADGTGYELIILEDISEALQGGDKEAVATQMNRAIEQAVRMAPEQYMWLHRRFKTRPEGVPDRYARLKQAATRGDSLSASEFSDRSGVRH from the coding sequence ATGACAAAATTACCCCGCTTTTCACTCGCCTTTCTTCATCCCCGTTACTGGCTAAGCTGGGCCGGCATTGCCGCACTGTGGCTCATCATGCTGCTCCCTTATCCGCTGCTGTTCAGAATCGGTCATGGCCTTGGTCGGCTGGCGATGCGCCTGCTTCCGCGCCGCGTTGAGATTGCCCGCCGTAACCTGGAGCTCTGTTTTCCGGAGATGAAAAAGGATGAACGCGAGTCACTGCTGCAGCGTAATTTTGAATCGGTAGGAATGGGAGTAATCGAAACCGGGATGGCATGGTTCTGGCCCGCGTGGCGGATGAAGAAATGCTTTACCGTGCAGGGGTATGAGCACATGGAAAAGGCGCGGGCAAAGGGTAATGGCGTGGTGCTCGTTGGCATGCATTTTCTCACCCTTGAGCTGGGCGCGCGGATCTTTGGCATGCTTAATCCCGGCATTGGGGTGTATCGTCCGAATAATAACGCGCTGCTGGACTGGCTTCAGACGCGCGGACGCCTGCGCTCCAATAAAACCATGCTCGATCGTCATGATTTAAAGGGCATGATCCGCTCGCTGAAGCAGAATGAGATTTTGTGGTATGCCCCGGATCATGACTACGGCAAAACCAATAGCGTCTTTGTGCCGTTCTTTGCAGTTCCGAATGCCGCCACGACCGCTGGAAGCTACATGCTGGTCAAAAGCGCTAAGCCTGCCGTCATTCCCTTTGTGCCGCGGCGCAGGGCGGATGGCACCGGTTACGAGCTGATCATTCTGGAAGATATCAGTGAGGCGTTGCAGGGCGGCGATAAAGAAGCCGTGGCGACGCAGATGAACAGGGCGATTGAACAGGCGGTACGGATGGCGCCAGAACAGTATATGTGGCTGCACCGTCGCTTCAAAACGCGACCTGAAGGTGTCCCTGACCGGTATGCCCGTCTGAAACAGGCGGCAACTCGGGGTGATAGTCTCTCCGCCAGCGAATTTTCTGACCGCTCAGGCGTACGGCACTAA
- a CDS encoding GNAT family N-acetyltransferase, with amino-acid sequence MSERFRDVSPEDAELQPIIEGLFGEYAARYGDYFSKDAEVELTEWYLAPQGLFIVLERDGKIIATGAYKPFDERTAEIKRIWTDKTLRQQGLAGRVVQELERRAVLAGYSQIYLTTGFRQPEAVRLYLSQGYQAQFDLNRDPEEYSQPPFDGRLRFTKTLVREAFSKTA; translated from the coding sequence ATGAGCGAACGATTTCGTGATGTTTCCCCGGAAGACGCCGAGCTTCAGCCCATTATCGAAGGGCTGTTCGGTGAATATGCCGCCCGCTACGGGGACTACTTCTCCAAAGACGCGGAGGTTGAGCTCACCGAATGGTATTTAGCGCCGCAGGGGCTGTTTATCGTTCTGGAGCGCGACGGGAAGATTATCGCCACCGGCGCGTACAAACCTTTCGACGAACGCACCGCGGAAATCAAACGCATCTGGACGGACAAAACCCTGCGTCAGCAGGGGCTTGCCGGGCGCGTGGTGCAGGAGCTCGAGCGCAGGGCGGTGCTGGCAGGATACAGCCAAATTTATCTGACAACCGGCTTTCGCCAGCCGGAAGCGGTACGGCTCTATCTCAGCCAGGGCTATCAGGCGCAGTTCGATCTGAACCGCGATCCGGAAGAGTACAGCCAGCCGCCGTTTGACGGCCGGCTGCGCTTCACCAAAACGCTGGTACGCGAAGCGTTCAGTAAAACCGCATGA
- a CDS encoding glutathione S-transferase family protein has protein sequence MIKLYGVPGWGSAIGEVMLTLADIPYQFINVDGFDQPGPQRELLQKLNPLCQVPTLELENGAIMTETAAIALMVLDRCPDLAPPVGQAERQQFQRLLIWFVANVYPTFTYADYPERWAPDAPEQLQKNCIEYRKSLYLWFETQLKAAPFALGERLTLLDVYIAVARTWGPRHDWFATNTPRFTAIADTVCQLPELHKVLKANGII, from the coding sequence ATGATTAAACTCTATGGCGTACCCGGCTGGGGCTCGGCGATCGGTGAAGTGATGCTAACCCTGGCCGATATCCCCTATCAATTTATCAACGTGGACGGGTTTGACCAGCCCGGTCCGCAGCGCGAGCTGCTGCAAAAGCTCAACCCGCTGTGTCAGGTACCCACGCTGGAGCTGGAAAATGGCGCCATCATGACCGAAACGGCGGCGATTGCCCTGATGGTGCTCGACAGATGCCCCGATCTCGCGCCGCCCGTGGGGCAGGCCGAACGCCAGCAGTTTCAGCGCTTGCTGATCTGGTTTGTGGCTAACGTCTATCCCACGTTTACGTATGCAGACTATCCCGAACGCTGGGCGCCGGATGCGCCTGAACAGCTGCAGAAAAACTGCATCGAATACCGGAAGTCCCTCTATTTGTGGTTCGAAACTCAGCTCAAGGCCGCCCCGTTTGCGTTGGGGGAACGGCTGACGCTGCTGGATGTGTATATCGCGGTGGCGCGAACCTGGGGGCCACGCCATGACTGGTTTGCGACCAATACGCCGAGGTTTACGGCTATTGCGGACACCGTATGCCAGCTGCCGGAACTGCACAAGGTGTTAAAGGCCAACGGTATTATCTGA
- a CDS encoding amino acid ABC transporter ATP-binding protein, whose protein sequence is MQASPEGHISITGVSKFFGRHKALDNVSLEIPPGSVTVILGPSGSGKSTLLRTINHLERVDEGFIQIDGDYIGYRRQGDRLYELKEKEILKQRVNVGYVFQNFNLFPHLTVLENLIEAPIAHKKLSKKEAVERAYSLLDVVGLRDKADAWSRHLSGGQQQRIAIARALALRPRVMLFDEPTSALDPELVGEVLDVIKKLARSGTTLVVVTHEIGFAREVADQVVFMVDGKIVEQGSSDEVLNRPSHARTRQFLSKVL, encoded by the coding sequence ATGCAAGCCTCTCCTGAAGGACACATTTCGATTACCGGCGTCAGCAAGTTTTTTGGTCGCCATAAGGCGCTCGACAACGTTTCGCTGGAGATCCCGCCCGGGTCCGTGACGGTGATCCTCGGGCCGTCGGGCTCCGGTAAATCGACGCTGCTGCGCACTATTAACCACCTGGAGCGCGTTGACGAAGGCTTTATCCAGATTGACGGGGACTACATCGGCTATCGCCGTCAGGGCGACAGGCTCTATGAGCTGAAGGAGAAGGAGATCCTCAAACAGCGCGTCAACGTGGGCTACGTGTTCCAGAACTTCAATTTGTTTCCCCATCTCACGGTGCTGGAAAACCTGATCGAGGCGCCCATCGCTCATAAAAAGCTCAGCAAAAAAGAGGCGGTGGAAAGGGCGTACAGCCTGCTGGACGTGGTCGGGCTGCGTGATAAAGCCGATGCCTGGTCACGCCATCTTTCCGGCGGTCAGCAGCAGCGTATCGCCATTGCCCGCGCGCTGGCGCTGCGTCCCCGCGTGATGCTGTTTGATGAGCCCACCTCGGCGCTGGATCCGGAGCTGGTGGGAGAAGTGTTGGACGTGATCAAAAAGCTGGCCCGGTCCGGCACCACGCTGGTGGTGGTAACCCACGAGATCGGCTTTGCCCGGGAAGTGGCGGATCAGGTGGTGTTTATGGTCGACGGAAAAATTGTCGAGCAGGGAAGCAGTGACGAGGTATTAAACCGTCCGTCACATGCGCGAACGCGCCAGTTCTTGTCAAAAGTGCTGTAA